In one window of Kosmotoga pacifica DNA:
- the thrC gene encoding threonine synthase — MKKFLLRCINCGREYAPDEVEYTCPVCGDRMGTLEVIYDLELLKGAVKREDFHPFSLRGIWQFEPLLPVSEGGWRPPLLVGNTPLYDSARLAKRYGLNKVYVKDDGRNPTASFKDRASAIAVVKAMEKGYGTIFCASTGNAASSLAGLSAASGLNCYIFVPASAPEAKLTQLQVYGANVVPIDGSYDQAFDISMIIGFEENWYCRNSAINPYLLEGKKTGALELAVQLGWELPDFLFVSVGDGTVLSSFYKGFMDLKGIGLIDKIPTIVGVQAEGADAIIRAYEKGKPFEPDDIQASSVADSISVGKPRDFLKACTYTEKNNGLFVRVSDEEILDSIIELARETGVFAEPAGATAFAGFKNLYHKGFFSQSTSVAIIITGNGLKDLKTPLKVLEPLKKIPAEPDKVREAIKRGC, encoded by the coding sequence TTGAAGAAGTTTCTTTTACGTTGCATAAATTGTGGCAGAGAATACGCTCCCGACGAGGTAGAGTATACATGCCCTGTCTGTGGCGATAGGATGGGAACGCTTGAGGTTATCTATGATTTAGAACTACTAAAAGGGGCTGTGAAAAGAGAGGATTTCCACCCTTTCTCGCTTCGCGGTATCTGGCAATTTGAACCGTTGCTTCCTGTAAGTGAAGGCGGCTGGCGACCGCCACTTTTGGTTGGTAACACCCCCCTGTACGACTCAGCCAGGTTGGCGAAAAGATATGGACTGAATAAAGTGTACGTCAAAGACGATGGAAGAAATCCGACAGCTTCCTTCAAGGACAGAGCGAGCGCCATAGCTGTTGTAAAGGCAATGGAAAAGGGCTATGGTACGATTTTCTGCGCTTCGACAGGGAATGCTGCCAGTTCTTTAGCCGGTCTCAGTGCGGCGTCGGGACTGAATTGTTACATATTCGTTCCTGCATCGGCTCCCGAAGCCAAATTGACCCAGTTGCAGGTTTATGGGGCAAACGTTGTCCCAATAGATGGAAGTTATGATCAGGCTTTTGATATTTCTATGATAATTGGTTTTGAAGAAAACTGGTACTGCCGTAACAGCGCAATCAATCCATATCTTCTGGAAGGAAAGAAAACCGGTGCCCTCGAGCTGGCAGTTCAACTTGGTTGGGAGTTACCGGATTTTCTTTTCGTTTCTGTCGGTGATGGCACTGTCTTGAGTAGCTTTTATAAGGGATTTATGGATTTGAAGGGTATCGGTTTGATCGATAAGATTCCAACTATTGTCGGTGTTCAGGCAGAGGGAGCGGATGCGATAATCAGGGCTTATGAAAAGGGCAAACCCTTCGAACCCGATGATATTCAGGCTTCAAGCGTCGCCGATAGTATTTCTGTGGGAAAACCACGTGATTTCTTGAAAGCCTGTACGTACACAGAGAAGAACAATGGACTCTTTGTAAGGGTATCGGATGAAGAAATCCTCGATAGTATAATCGAACTGGCGAGAGAAACAGGCGTCTTCGCTGAACCAGCAGGCGCAACCGCTTTTGCGGGATTTAAAAACCTGTACCATAAGGGATTCTTTTCGCAGTCCACTAGTGTTGCAATAATAATAACCGGCAACGGCTTGAAGGACTTGAAAACGCCCTTGAAAGTACTGGAACCACTGAAGAAAATCCCGGCAGAACCCGATAAAGTCAGGGAGGCGATCAAGCGTGGTTGTTAG
- a CDS encoding 4Fe-4S binding protein produces the protein MELTVEIAGIKLKNPVLPASGPLTGDDGKMLALEKLGVGGMVTKTISTKAAEVPRPCIIAGNNYVMNTELWTEYPPEKWEEEFLPRYRAKSGLPLIISLGYTVEDLEVLVPRFERFADGFELSTHYVADDPELMKLLIRTVKNHSKKPVFLKFDPSVPDPEGMARTIEEAGGDGIVIMNSLGPAFPLDRKAGKSYLGSENGFGWVSGPVIKPLSLAMVKRVAKSTSLPIIGVGGISSADDIIEFMMAGARAVQLLSAALIRGKSLYKKIVEALPVKLQELGVNNIEEIIGVAKDSNKEASFEKRTPVIDRKRCTLCGLCVDICPYFALSIENNSVVVDTDECFGCGLCQSRCPVKAIGGVLI, from the coding sequence GAAATTGCTGGTATAAAATTGAAGAATCCGGTTCTTCCTGCTTCCGGACCTCTTACCGGCGACGATGGAAAGATGCTGGCACTGGAGAAACTTGGGGTTGGAGGAATGGTAACTAAGACAATATCAACTAAAGCTGCTGAGGTTCCCAGACCCTGTATAATTGCCGGAAATAATTATGTTATGAACACTGAACTCTGGACAGAATATCCACCCGAAAAGTGGGAAGAAGAATTCCTTCCCCGATATCGTGCAAAGAGTGGTCTGCCGTTGATCATCAGTCTTGGCTATACTGTCGAAGACCTCGAGGTCCTGGTGCCCAGATTCGAGAGATTCGCTGATGGGTTTGAACTATCCACCCACTATGTTGCCGATGACCCGGAACTTATGAAATTACTGATAAGGACGGTGAAGAACCACTCAAAAAAACCTGTGTTTTTGAAGTTTGATCCCTCCGTACCTGATCCTGAAGGCATGGCAAGGACAATCGAAGAAGCTGGTGGTGATGGAATCGTTATAATGAACTCCCTTGGACCCGCTTTCCCCCTCGACAGAAAAGCTGGAAAATCCTATCTTGGAAGTGAAAACGGTTTTGGATGGGTCAGTGGTCCAGTTATAAAGCCCCTTTCCCTGGCTATGGTCAAACGTGTTGCAAAGAGCACCTCATTACCTATTATTGGAGTGGGTGGCATTTCGAGCGCTGATGACATCATCGAATTCATGATGGCAGGTGCCAGAGCCGTTCAATTACTTTCTGCCGCCCTAATTAGGGGGAAGAGTCTCTATAAAAAGATAGTAGAAGCGCTTCCGGTGAAGCTACAGGAACTGGGCGTGAATAACATTGAAGAAATAATAGGTGTCGCGAAGGATTCCAACAAAGAGGCCTCGTTTGAAAAGCGTACACCTGTAATCGATAGGAAAAGATGTACACTCTGTGGACTCTGTGTGGATATTTGTCCTTACTTTGCCCTATCCATAGAAAACAATTCCGTTGTAGTCGATACAGATGAGTGTTTTGGTTGTGGACTTTGCCAGAGTAGGTGTCCGGTTAAAGCTATCGGGGGGGTGCTGATTTGA